GGGCGACGCCGAAGACCGACCAGCCGCGCCCGGCCAGACCCTTGCCGATCTCGGTGATGTCCAGGTCCGCGGCGCCGAGCGCCACCAGGGACATCTCGCTGCCGACGACGTGCAGCTCCGGGATCCTCTCGACACCAGCGATCACCCGGTCGCGCACTGCCATCGTGCGACGCGCGGTGTCCAGATAGCCCTCGCGGCCCAGGTAGCGCAGTACCGCCCAAGCCCCGGAGATCGCACCGGCCGGACGGGAGCCCACGAACGCGTCGGTCCGGTACAGGCCGTTCGACCAGTCCTCGGTCTCGAAGCCCTGGAACTGTCGCAGCTCCAGGTCGGCGTAGAACAGCGTGGAGCAGGGCTTGGGCGCGTAGCCGTACTTGTGCAGGTCGACGCTGACGGAGGACACCCCGGCGACGTCGAAGGCGAAGGACGGCACGTCGTACCCGAGCTCACGGGCGAACGGCGTGAGGCAACCCCCGACGCAGGCATCGACGTGCAGCCAGAGGTCACGCTCGCTCGCCAGCTGGCCGACCGCCTCGATCGGGTCGTAGACGCCGTGCGGCCACGAAGGCGCCGAGGCGACCAGGGCTGCGGTCCGATCGGTGATCGCGGCCGACATCGCATCGAGGTCGACACGGAACTCGTCGGTCAGCGGCACCCGGACGAGTCGTACGCCCAGGAAGTGGCAGGCCTTCGTGAACGCGGCGTGCGCGGAGAAGGGCGCGATGATCTCCACCTCGCCCCGAGGGATGCCACGACGTTCGTGGGCCCACTCCCGGATGGAGTGGACTGCGTTGAAGATGCTGTCCGAGCCCCCGGAGGTCAGCACGCCGCACTCCGCACTCGTATGGAGCTCTGCGGCCCAGGACGAGAGCACCTCGTCGTGCATCGCCTTCAGGCTCGGCAGCGCGCGGGCGAAGAGGCCGTTGATGCTGAAGAACCGCTCGTAGCCGCGACGAGCCGCCTCCTGGATCTGCTCGTTGCCCCGCAGCGAGAACATGCCGAACCTGCCCTGGCGGACCGGCGGGATCTGGGCGTAGAGGGCGTCGAGCCTCTCGGCCACGTCATCCAGGGCCATTCCCCGCGGCGGGAAGACGTTGTCGAGCGAACGGCCGGACTGCGACGAGTGGGACACGTGAGCTTCCTCTCAGGGGTGTGAGTGGAATATAACCATCAGATGATTGGTATGTCACTGGTGTATTACATGTCGGACAACCGGATCCCTCGTCGCCGAGGAAGGGGAGCGGACACGGTCTCCGCGGCCGGCCTGCGTGGGCGTTGATAGGCCGGTGATGTCGAGCCGCTATCCTGGATCGTCAGCGCGAAGCCGCGCGGCCCGATCGGCGAGGAACGCAGGCGGCACCAGCTCGCGACACTGCGGCCCCGTCGCCTGCACCCAGGGAGTTCCACCATGCCGAGACAGACCGCCAAGACGCCCGCCGCCCGAGTCGTCAAGCCGCGGTTGGCCGACCAGGCCTACGAGCGTCTCGTGGAGCTGGTCGTGTCCGACCTGCCCGCCGGTTCGCGGCTGTCGGAGGCCGAGCTGTCCACCACGCTCGGCATGTCCAAGACGCCGGTGCGCGAGGCTCTGCTCCGTCTCGAGTCCGAGGGCCTCGTGTCGCCGATCCCCCATGTCGGATACCTGATCCCCCATCTGTCGTACTCGGAACTGCGGGAGGCGCTCGAGGTACGCGAGGCGATCGAGGGGTATCTCGCCATGTTGGCGGCGGACCGGATCGACGACGTGGAGCTCAGCGAGCTGCGCGCGGTCTTCACGCAGACCGAGGCCGGCCTCGGGCAGGATCAGGTCGCCGACATCGACGCGATGAAGCGGTTCAACGCCCTGCTTCACGGAGCGATCCTGCAGGCCGCCGGCAACGCCAAGATGGAGCAGATCCTGGCCACCGTCCGCAACCAGGTCAACCGGGGCATCAAGGAGCTCATCGGCAACGATCAGCGGCGCTACAAGCTGTCCTTCGACGAGCACGGCGTCATCCTCGAAGCGCTCGAGGCACGCGACCCGGCACGCGCGGAACGGGCCATGCGCGAGCACGTGGAGTCGGTCAACGTGCACATCCTGCGTCGGTTCCGCTGACCGATCCACCATTGGAGTACCGGTAGTATATGATCTGACTACCACCGCTGCGGTGGTGTCTGATTCCGGTTCCCAGGAGGAGTGACCCCCGTGCGACTGATCAGCCGGGTCGACGACCTGCCCCCGTCGCCGGCCCGCACGCGACCGAGCGGACGGCCGGCGCTGCGGGTCGCCCTTGTCCAGCACCGGTGGGACCCCGACCCCGCCCGGCTGCGCTCGCGGCTGCACGACGCCATCGGACAAGCGGCCGGGGCGGGCGCGGCTGTGGTGTTCCTGCCCGAGCTCACTCTGCAGCGATACCCGGCCTTCGTTCGCGGTGGCCCCGAGGCGGCCGAGCACGCCGAGGCCCTGACGGACGGGCCCACCGCGACGTTCGCCCGAGAGGCGGCCCGGAGGTTCGACCTCTTCGTCCACGCCTCGCTCTACGAGCGAGCGGACGACGGCGGCGCGCTGGGCTACAACACGGCGATCCTCGTCGACCCCTCCGGAGCGATCGTCGGACGCACCCGCAAGCTCCACATCCCGGTCACCGACGGCTACTACGAGGACACCTACTTCCGCCCCGGCCCGGCCGACGACCCGCATCCGGTCTACGAGATCCCCCGGCTGGGCGGCTGCCGCATCGGTCTGCCGACCTGCTGGGACGAGTGGTTCCCCGAGCTGGCCCGCGCCTATTCGCTCGCCGGAGCCGAGATCCTCGCCTACCCGACGGCGATCGGATCCGAGCCGGAGCACCCCGACTTCGACACCCGGCCCCTCTGGCAGCAGGTCATCGTCGGCAACGGGATCTCCGCGGGCACGTTCATGGTCGTCCCCAACCGGACCGGAACCGAGGGCGATCTCACGTTCTACGGCTCCTCGTTCATCTCCGACCCGTACGGCCGCGTGCTGGTCCAGGCCCCCCGCGACGAGGAGGCGGTGCTCGTGACCGACCTCGATCTCGACCAGCGGCGCGACTGGCTGGCGCTCTTCCCGTTCCTCACCACGCGACGTCCGGACACCTACGCCGCGCTGGTGGAGCCGGTGGACCGCGGCCGCCCGTTCGGAGCCACCGCCCGATGACTGGATCTCTCGGGGGAAACCGCGCCCGATAGCCTGGCCGCATGCCCAGCGTGCGCCCGATCACCCCGACCGAGCACCGCGCGTACCTCTCCTCCCGGCCCTCGGCCAGTTTCCTGCAGACCCCCGGCTGGGCGCGGGTGAAGAGCGAGTGGCGCAGCGAGTCGCTCGGCTGGTTCGACGACGCCGGGACCCAGGTGGGGGTCGCGCTGGTGCTCTACCGGAAACTCCCGAAGCTCAACCGCTCCCTCGCCTATCTGCCCGAGGGACCGGTGATCGACTGGGGCAGCGACGACCTGCGCGACTGGCTGGCTCCGATGGTCGCCCACCTGAGGAAGCAGGGGGCGTTCGCGGTCCGGATCGGGCCGCCGGTGGTCACCCGCCGCTGGACGACGGCGCAGGTCAAGGAGGGCATCGCCGACCCGGCGGTTCGCCTCCTCGGCGAGATCCCGCCGGCCGAGCGCACGCCTGCGGGCGCTCGGGTGGTCGCCCAGCTCCACGAGCTCGGCTGGCGCCACCAGGGCGTCGAGGGCGGGTTCGCGGCCGGGCAGCCGCAGTTCGTCTTCCAGATCCCGCTGCGCCACCCCGACGGCAGCCAGCGCACCGAGGACGAGGTCCTCAAGGGCATGAACCAGCTCTGGCGGCGCAACATCAAGAAGGCCGCCAAGGAGGGCGTCGAGATCACCCGCGGCACCCGCGAGGACCTGCGGGCCTTCCACGAGCTCTACGTCCACACCGCCGAGCGCGACCACTTCACGCCGCGCCCGCTGGGCTACTTCGAGACGATGTACGACGCCCTGTCGGCCGACGCCGCGACGCCCGGCGAGCGGTTCACCCTCTGGCTGGCCCGGCACCAGGGCGACCTGGTCGCCTCGACGATCGCGATCCGGGTCGGCGAGCACGCCTGGTACTCCTACGGCGCCTCGTCCACCGAGAAGCGCGAGGTCCGCGGCTCCAACGCGATCCAGTGGGCGATGATCAGCGACGCGATCGCCCACGGCGCGGCGGTCTACGACCTGCGCGGGATCACCGAGACCCTCGACGCCGACGACTCCCACGTCGGGCTGATCCAGTTCAAGGTCGGCACCGGCGGCGAGGCCGTCGAGTACGCCGGCGAGTGGGACCTCCCGATCAACCGGCCGTTGTACAAGGCGTTCCAGCTCTACCTGCAGCGGAGGGGGTGACCGGGTGAGCCTCACTCTCACCGTCGACGGTCCGCGCTGGCGCGCCCACCTCGAGGCGATCGCCGACGCGCACCCCGGGCTGGTCCCAGTCGCGAAGGGCAACGGCTACGGGTTCACCCTCGGCCGACTGGCCCGCAAGGCACAGTGGCTCGCCGAGCGCGGCCACGACGTGCGCACGCTCGCCGTCGGCACCTACGACGAGCTGCCGGAGGTCGTCCAGCGCTGGCACGGCGACCTGCTCGTGCTCACCCCGTGGCGGCCCTGGGTGACGCACCCCGAGCCGGCCGTCGCGAAGCGCCTGATCCACACCGTGAGCCGGCTGGCCGACCTGCGCGACCTGCTCCACCGCGATCCGTCGGCCCGGATCGTGCTCGAGCGGATGACGTCGATGCGCCGCCACGGCATGGCCGCGCGCGAGCTGTGGGAGGCGGGCGACCTGCTGCGCAAGCACCCCGGCGCCCGGGTCGAGGGCCTCGCCCTGCACCTGCCGCTCGGCCAGGGCACCCACCTGGGTGAGGTCACCCGGCTGGTCAACGACTTCGTCGGCGCCGAGATCCCCACCCGCGGTACGCCGCAGGTGTGGGTCAGCCACCTGACCGACGCCGAGCTGGCCACCCTGCGCGGCCGGTACGGCGACTTCGCGGTCCGCCCGCGGATCGGCACCGGCCTGTGGCTCGGTGACCGCGGCGCGCTGCGGGTGACGGCGACCGTGCTCGACGTGCACCCGGTCGAGCGGGGCGAGGCGTTCGGCTACCGCGGCCGCACGGCCCCGAAGTCCGGCCACGTACTCGTCGTCAGCGGCGGCACCGCCCACGGCATCGGGCTGGAGGCGCCCACCGGCGAGCAGTCGATCAAGGCCCGCGCGGCGACGCTGGCCCGCGGCGGCCTCGACGCGGTGGGATTCGTGCGCTCGCCGTACTCCATCGACGCCAAGCTGCGCCTCTTCGCCGAGCCGCCGCACATGCAGGCATCGATGCTCTTCCTGCCGCACGGCGCGCGGGTGCCGGAGGTGGGCGAGGAGGTCGACGTCCGGGTCCGCTACACCGCCACGACCTTCGACCGGATCCTGGTCGAGGGCTGAGGGTCGACCCGTTCGAGCGCGACCGGGTCGTGGTCGGGCCGGTAGAGGTCGCGCACGATCACCGCGGCGAGATAGAGCTCGCCGAGCACCCGCACCACGATGCCGACCCAGTAGAACCCGGCGTCCCCGCCGCCTGCGGGGGCGAGATAGCCGCCGAGGTACCACCACACGGTGCAGAAGTAGAAGACCTCGCTGGCCTGCCACACGATCTGGTCGCGCCAGCGCGGCCGGGCCAGGACGGCGAGGGGGAGCAGCCACAGGACGTACTGCGGCGAGTAGACCTTGTTGACCAGCAGGAAGCCGACCACGATCAGGTAGCCCAGCTGCGCGAGACGGGGGACCACCGCGACCGGCCCGCGGCGCCCGGCGGTCATCCCGATCGCGAACACGGCGACGCACCAGGCCCCGAAGAGGATCCAGGACCACAGGTTGATCGTGTGCGCCGAGAACCCGACGTCGCCGGCCTGGTCGATCAGCATCCACAGCGACCCGAGGTCGGCGGTGCGCTCGGAGTTGAAGGACCAGAAGACCTTCCACTGCTCCGGACCGGTCAGGTACGCCGGCGCGTTGGCCGCCGCCCAGGCCGCCGCTGCCCACACGGCCGCGATCGCGAACCGGCCGATCTGCCGGCGCCGCAGGCAGATCACCAGCAGCCCGCCCAGCAGGAACAGCGGGTAGAGCTTCGCCGCCGTCCCCAGCCCGATCAGGACGCCGGTGAGCACCGGCCGGTCGCGCGACCACGCCCACAGCGCGCCCGCCACGAGGGCGACGGCGAGCAGGTCCCAGTTGATCAGGCCGGTGAGCAGCAGGGTCGGCGACAGGGCGAACGCCGCCGCGTCCCAGGGCCGGGTGCGATGGACCCCCGCGAGCAGCCAGGTGGCGAGCAGCGCCAGCGCCCCGAACCCGACGGCGTTGACCAGCAGGAAGATGGTCTGCTCGTCATCGACCTCCCCGTCGCCGTACAGCAGGTCGACGGGGGTGCGCTCGCGCTGGTCGAGGTCCGGTGAGCCGTTGAGCCAGTGGGTGACCCAGGCCGTGCCCCAGGCCCAGTAGGCGATGCCGACGGGGTACTCCATCACCTCGTAGCGGGCCCGGACCTGCTCGTCGTCGGAGTACGGCCAGGCGTTCTCCACCAGACCCCGGGGCACGTACAGCGGCCGCAGGTCGGTGTAGCACATGTGGGAGTAGACCCAGTTCTGGTCCCGTCCCTGCGCCAGCGAGCAGGGCGCCTTCTGTATCAGGCCCGCCGCGAACACGATCGCGGTGAGCAGGAGCAGCACCCGGGTGGGCGTCCACCACCGGTGCGGCCGCGCGCGCTCGCCCATCGGCCCGCCCACGACCTCGCTCAGGGCCGTGACGACGGCGTCGTCGCGGGTGGGATGGACGTGACCCACTAGTCGCTCACCCGGTCAGCGGGCGCGGGGGCGACCGCCGCCCTGTCCCGGCTGGAGCGTCGGGCCGCCGGTGGGCTGGGTCGTCGGGGTCGGCGGCGGCGTCGACGGGGGAGGCGTCGTCGGCGGCACCGGGATCTCCGTCGTCGGCGGAGGCGGAGGCGGCGGCTCCTGGGTCGGCAGCTCCTCCTTCTTCTCCTTCTTCGGCTTCTTGGTCTGCTTCGGCTTCGGGGGCGGCGGGGGCGGCAGCTTGTCGTGCCCGTCGGACGGTGCCTCGCCCTCGACCCAGGCGGCCGACGGCAGGTCCTCGACGTCCTCGCCGTCGAGCGCGCGGGTCATCACGGCGGTCCAGGTGTCGGCCGGATAGGCGCCGCCGAAGTACGACGGCAGCCAGTCCTTGAGCTGCTCGTTGCCCTTGCCGCGCACGTACATCACGGCGGTCGACAGTTGCGGGGTGTAGCCGACGAACCACGCCGAGGACACCTCGCCGAGGCCGTTGGTGGCGGTGCCCGTCTTGCCGCCGACCGGCCGCCGCAGGCCGAGGGCCGCCGTACCGGATCCGGAGCGGACGACCTGCTGCAGCGCGTAGCCGACGTCGTCGGCCACGCCCTCGCGGATCGCCTCGTGCGTGGTCACCTCGTGGTTGAAGCGCACGACGCCGTCGCGGTCGACGACCTTCTCGATGATGTACGCGTCGGCGGCGACACCGCGGTTGGCGATGGTCGCGTAGCCGTTGGCCATGTTGATCGGGCTGACCGTCTGCGAGCCCAGCGAGACGCCGGTGTTGGCCTGCAGGCCGGGGCTCGAGGTCGGGATGCCGTACGGCTTCGGCGCCGCCTTCTCCGGCGGGATGCCCATCGCGTTGGCGGTCTCGATGATCTGGGTCGGCCCGTCGGGCATCGCCAGGGTCAGGTCGATGTAGGCGGTGTTGATCGAGTCCTCGGTCGCGCGGATCAGGTCCACCCGGCCGTAGCTGCGGTCGCCCTGGTTCTCGATCGGGCGGCCGCCGCCGGGCAGGTCGTACGGCGAGTTGCCGTCGAAGGTGTCCTTCAGCTCGAAGCCCGACTCGATGCCCGCCGCGAGCGCGAACGGCTTGAAGGTCGAGCCGGCCTGGCCGCCGGCCACCGCCCAGTTGATCTGCGACTGGAGGTAGTCCTGGCCGCCGTAGAAGCCGCGCACCGC
This region of Nocardioides sp. L-11A genomic DNA includes:
- a CDS encoding glycosyltransferase 87 family protein yields the protein MGHVHPTRDDAVVTALSEVVGGPMGERARPHRWWTPTRVLLLLTAIVFAAGLIQKAPCSLAQGRDQNWVYSHMCYTDLRPLYVPRGLVENAWPYSDDEQVRARYEVMEYPVGIAYWAWGTAWVTHWLNGSPDLDQRERTPVDLLYGDGEVDDEQTIFLLVNAVGFGALALLATWLLAGVHRTRPWDAAAFALSPTLLLTGLINWDLLAVALVAGALWAWSRDRPVLTGVLIGLGTAAKLYPLFLLGGLLVICLRRRQIGRFAIAAVWAAAAWAAANAPAYLTGPEQWKVFWSFNSERTADLGSLWMLIDQAGDVGFSAHTINLWSWILFGAWCVAVFAIGMTAGRRGPVAVVPRLAQLGYLIVVGFLLVNKVYSPQYVLWLLPLAVLARPRWRDQIVWQASEVFYFCTVWWYLGGYLAPAGGGDAGFYWVGIVVRVLGELYLAAVIVRDLYRPDHDPVALERVDPQPSTRIRSKVVAV
- a CDS encoding GntR family transcriptional regulator, which gives rise to MPRQTAKTPAARVVKPRLADQAYERLVELVVSDLPAGSRLSEAELSTTLGMSKTPVREALLRLESEGLVSPIPHVGYLIPHLSYSELREALEVREAIEGYLAMLAADRIDDVELSELRAVFTQTEAGLGQDQVADIDAMKRFNALLHGAILQAAGNAKMEQILATVRNQVNRGIKELIGNDQRRYKLSFDEHGVILEALEARDPARAERAMREHVESVNVHILRRFR
- a CDS encoding alanine racemase, with translation MSLTLTVDGPRWRAHLEAIADAHPGLVPVAKGNGYGFTLGRLARKAQWLAERGHDVRTLAVGTYDELPEVVQRWHGDLLVLTPWRPWVTHPEPAVAKRLIHTVSRLADLRDLLHRDPSARIVLERMTSMRRHGMAARELWEAGDLLRKHPGARVEGLALHLPLGQGTHLGEVTRLVNDFVGAEIPTRGTPQVWVSHLTDAELATLRGRYGDFAVRPRIGTGLWLGDRGALRVTATVLDVHPVERGEAFGYRGRTAPKSGHVLVVSGGTAHGIGLEAPTGEQSIKARAATLARGGLDAVGFVRSPYSIDAKLRLFAEPPHMQASMLFLPHGARVPEVGEEVDVRVRYTATTFDRILVEG
- a CDS encoding nitrilase-related carbon-nitrogen hydrolase — protein: MRLISRVDDLPPSPARTRPSGRPALRVALVQHRWDPDPARLRSRLHDAIGQAAGAGAAVVFLPELTLQRYPAFVRGGPEAAEHAEALTDGPTATFAREAARRFDLFVHASLYERADDGGALGYNTAILVDPSGAIVGRTRKLHIPVTDGYYEDTYFRPGPADDPHPVYEIPRLGGCRIGLPTCWDEWFPELARAYSLAGAEILAYPTAIGSEPEHPDFDTRPLWQQVIVGNGISAGTFMVVPNRTGTEGDLTFYGSSFISDPYGRVLVQAPRDEEAVLVTDLDLDQRRDWLALFPFLTTRRPDTYAALVEPVDRGRPFGATAR
- a CDS encoding transglycosylase domain-containing protein codes for the protein MVQGKRKSAASSAGSKGRSKSRPKDRTPRTWKQRLKRFTIWGLVACVVMALLGAAGFFVAYRSIDIPDPNAEFLTETTQVYYSDGKGQLGQFAVQRRDSIDYDEMPQFVKDGVVAAENRTFWTDNGIDPKGILSAAFSNAQGNTTRGASTITQQYVKILYLTQERTWKRKIKEAILSLKVKNQLSKQDVLEGYLNTIYFGRGAYGIQAAAKAYFAKDAADLNLKQSAALVAILNNPNGLDPQDGDATAQRLLGRYQYVLDSMEETGVAPAGEVSQARAALPKFPEIKQSEQYGGQRGHALTMVRKELLRMGFSEQEIDGGGLQVTTTFTKKAMSAAAQGAAEQRPEGFSPKDLHVAVASVEPGTGAVRGFYGGQDYLQSQINWAVAGGQAGSTFKPFALAAGIESGFELKDTFDGNSPYDLPGGGRPIENQGDRSYGRVDLIRATEDSINTAYIDLTLAMPDGPTQIIETANAMGIPPEKAAPKPYGIPTSSPGLQANTGVSLGSQTVSPINMANGYATIANRGVAADAYIIEKVVDRDGVVRFNHEVTTHEAIREGVADDVGYALQQVVRSGSGTAALGLRRPVGGKTGTATNGLGEVSSAWFVGYTPQLSTAVMYVRGKGNEQLKDWLPSYFGGAYPADTWTAVMTRALDGEDVEDLPSAAWVEGEAPSDGHDKLPPPPPPKPKQTKKPKKEKKEELPTQEPPPPPPPTTEIPVPPTTPPPSTPPPTPTTQPTGGPTLQPGQGGGRPRAR
- a CDS encoding peptidoglycan bridge formation glycyltransferase FemA/FemB family protein, with product MPSVRPITPTEHRAYLSSRPSASFLQTPGWARVKSEWRSESLGWFDDAGTQVGVALVLYRKLPKLNRSLAYLPEGPVIDWGSDDLRDWLAPMVAHLRKQGAFAVRIGPPVVTRRWTTAQVKEGIADPAVRLLGEIPPAERTPAGARVVAQLHELGWRHQGVEGGFAAGQPQFVFQIPLRHPDGSQRTEDEVLKGMNQLWRRNIKKAAKEGVEITRGTREDLRAFHELYVHTAERDHFTPRPLGYFETMYDALSADAATPGERFTLWLARHQGDLVASTIAIRVGEHAWYSYGASSTEKREVRGSNAIQWAMISDAIAHGAAVYDLRGITETLDADDSHVGLIQFKVGTGGEAVEYAGEWDLPINRPLYKAFQLYLQRRG
- a CDS encoding aminotransferase class V-fold PLP-dependent enzyme, yielding MSHSSQSGRSLDNVFPPRGMALDDVAERLDALYAQIPPVRQGRFGMFSLRGNEQIQEAARRGYERFFSINGLFARALPSLKAMHDEVLSSWAAELHTSAECGVLTSGGSDSIFNAVHSIREWAHERRGIPRGEVEIIAPFSAHAAFTKACHFLGVRLVRVPLTDEFRVDLDAMSAAITDRTAALVASAPSWPHGVYDPIEAVGQLASERDLWLHVDACVGGCLTPFARELGYDVPSFAFDVAGVSSVSVDLHKYGYAPKPCSTLFYADLELRQFQGFETEDWSNGLYRTDAFVGSRPAGAISGAWAVLRYLGREGYLDTARRTMAVRDRVIAGVERIPELHVVGSEMSLVALGAADLDITEIGKGLAGRGWSVFGVAHPPLIHLTCDAVDDELVDELLLDLVAVISDVAHGADVADGDIGYT